One Pygocentrus nattereri isolate fPygNat1 chromosome 12, fPygNat1.pri, whole genome shotgun sequence DNA window includes the following coding sequences:
- the LOC108413074 gene encoding uncharacterized protein LOC108413074 isoform X2, giving the protein MTIFIFTLFLISDLCCMSPQTVIGYLGGAVTIGCPYPEEFKDSYKYLFKLNDQQFVQMISTMESQKDRFTISEDRSSRVVSVGLSDVREDDGGVYFCGVGIAGKSVSYYSVFPEIQLQVSAFRPAYNLQPTPTVPTSVPSAERFSKNSSSIIITVCVCVALLTGGLIFYKLRCKKTGDPAYVNKRSERKGTPDTDYENDPPGNQTSISMELVYNNVEPNTNRSHSSYQHLDHNSREPDAVYHSLNPNAS; this is encoded by the exons ATCTGTGTTGCATGAGTCCACAAACTGTGATTGGTTATCTGGGAGGGGCTGTCACCATCGGTTGTCCATATCCAGAGGAGTTTAAGGACAGCTACAAGTACCTCTTCAAACTGAATGATCAACAGTTCGTTCAGATGATCAGCACCATGGAGTCTCAGAAAGATAGATTCACAATTTCTGAAGACAGAAGCTCTAGAGTTGTCAGTGTGGGACTCAGTGATGTGAGAGAAGATGATGGAGGAGTTTATTTCTGCGGAGTTGGGATTGCAGGGAAGTCAGTCAGTTATTACTCCGTCTTCCCGGAGATTCAGCTACAGGTTTCTG CATTCAGACCAGCCTACAATCTACAACCTACACCAACAGTGCCAACATCAGTCCCATCTGCAGAGCGTTTCAGTAAGAACA GTTCCTCTATCATTATcactgtatgtgtctgtgtggcttTGCTGACTGGAGGATTAATCTTCTACAAACTAAGATGCAAGAAAACAGGAG ACCCTGCCTATGTTAACAAAAGATCAGAGAGAAAAGGCACA CCTGATACTGACTATGAAAATGATCCACCTGGAAACCAGACCTCCATAAGTATGGAACTAGTCTACAACAACGTGGAGCCCAACACCAACCGATCACATTCATCCTACCAGCACCTGGACCACAATAGTAGAGAACCAGATGCAGTTTACCACAGTCTAAATCCCAACGCCAGTTAG
- the LOC119264608 gene encoding CMRF35-like molecule 8, translated as MNLTIKEDPCCLSPNTVAGYLGETVTISCSYPEEFERNTKLFYKWTGEDFLEVIDTTVTLMDRFSISDDRRSKVLRVRISDVREDDGGVYYCGAEERMGSISYKSFFTEIQLQVSEGKETTATASTTASVRTTATGKTPAAFEEHFTFSMIITACACVALLLIGGSAITYYKLRCEKTQESSFIRKRSGTNEMVGEWV; from the exons ATGAATCTGACAATAAAAGAAG ATCCGTGTTGTTTGAGTCCTAACACTGTGGCTGGTTATCTGGGAGAGACGGTCACCATCAGCTGTTCATATCCAGAGGAGTTTGAGAGAAACACAAAGCTCTTCTATAAATGGACTGGAGAAGATTTTCTTGAAGTGATCGACACCACAGTAACTCTGATGGACAGGTTCTCCATCTCTGACGACAGAAGATCTAAAGTTCTCAGAGTGAGAATCAGTGATGTGAGAGAAGATGATGGAGGAGTGTATTACTGTGGAGCTGAGGAAAGAATGGGGTCAATCAGCTATAAGTCCTTCTTCACGGAGATTCAGCTCCAGGTTTCTG aaggaaaagaaacaacagcaacagcatcAACCACAGCGTCTGTCAGGACCACAGCAACAGGAAAAACGCCAGCCGCCtttgaagaacatttca CTTTCTCCATGATCATCACTGCATGCGCCTGTGTGGCTCTGCTGCTGATTGGAGGATCAGCAATCACCTACTATAAACTGAGATGCGAGAAAACACAAG